A portion of the Spartobacteria bacterium genome contains these proteins:
- the pglZ gene encoding BREX-3 system phosphatase PglZ: protein MSSWREAILNEFVPNVSKLTLVADPDCLLTEEKLALELRGRGFDLIEFNDPVEFRYAYESKYRSIWDRGELTDLVVVLRVKNVELESLPYDLLQAGRKLSFSLGDIFPNLSYPVIEKLDRSLLDSLFEAQRKSSPDRMGDYATQDFILRHVFGIAAELITNDVDLLRVLLRLHYGKLQLPMMLVERLIHVLKGHDRFESWPLSELVSDDEAFFVFLQERWSIFLSRLGNAGHVREESAEYDLKYSGPDRLPFDHQDIKVYIDNLFLEGKLTPVEAKCIEVDTESWVRSGIAMAGMDDEDLRASRLFDLVEKALPTAESRYSDWIAFALKWAELSSLVHCGNSTEHQTRLRKIGDALNTTFARWLADHYSSLINLPPTNPAMLHHVPRRLARDIEDSAGSRAALIVVDGLALDQWVTIRQLLQKQDASLIMRESATFAWIPTLTSVSRQTIFSGKPPLFFPSSISSTNSEEKLWKQFWEGHGLSRLDVAYQRGLGDGDAADVLDSAIHPGKTKVVGMVVDKVDKIMHGMQLGSAGMHNQIKQWCNGGFLSTLVRSLLDQGFDVWLTADHGNIECEGKGRPSEGVIAETKGERARVYPTSELRSQFATAFSFAYEWQPIGLPDGYFPLLAGSRDAFVNIGSSTVCHGGISIEEVIVPLVKIERSIC from the coding sequence ATGAGTTCGTGGCGTGAAGCTATTCTTAATGAGTTCGTGCCCAACGTCAGCAAGCTGACCCTGGTCGCCGATCCAGACTGTCTGTTAACGGAGGAAAAGCTGGCACTGGAGCTTCGCGGTCGCGGCTTCGACCTGATAGAGTTCAATGATCCGGTCGAATTCAGATACGCCTATGAGTCCAAGTACCGTTCGATCTGGGACAGGGGTGAGCTCACCGATCTGGTGGTAGTTCTACGCGTGAAGAATGTGGAACTGGAATCATTGCCTTACGACTTGCTCCAGGCGGGCCGAAAGCTTTCGTTCAGCCTTGGGGATATCTTTCCCAATCTGAGCTATCCGGTCATTGAGAAGCTTGATCGAAGCCTGTTGGATTCACTCTTTGAAGCTCAGCGCAAGTCTTCGCCGGACCGCATGGGCGATTACGCCACCCAGGACTTCATCCTGCGTCATGTGTTTGGTATTGCGGCGGAACTGATTACAAATGATGTGGATCTGCTTCGTGTATTGCTACGCCTGCACTACGGTAAACTTCAGCTCCCGATGATGCTGGTAGAACGGCTCATCCATGTTCTCAAAGGCCATGATAGGTTCGAGAGCTGGCCACTCTCTGAACTCGTGTCGGATGACGAGGCATTCTTCGTTTTTTTGCAGGAACGCTGGTCAATATTTCTTTCCAGGCTCGGCAACGCCGGTCATGTACGCGAAGAATCGGCGGAATATGATCTCAAATATTCCGGCCCAGATCGCCTGCCGTTCGACCATCAGGACATTAAGGTCTACATTGACAACCTGTTCCTGGAGGGGAAACTCACTCCTGTCGAAGCCAAATGTATCGAGGTGGATACCGAATCCTGGGTTCGAAGCGGTATTGCCATGGCCGGGATGGATGACGAAGATCTTCGTGCTTCCCGCCTGTTTGACCTTGTCGAAAAGGCGCTGCCCACAGCAGAGTCTCGTTATTCTGACTGGATCGCCTTTGCCCTAAAATGGGCCGAGCTCTCTTCGCTGGTCCATTGCGGTAACAGCACCGAACATCAGACCCGGCTCAGGAAAATTGGTGATGCCTTAAACACAACTTTTGCCAGATGGCTGGCTGACCACTATTCCAGCTTGATCAACCTGCCGCCAACCAATCCGGCCATGCTACATCATGTGCCGCGCCGTCTGGCTAGGGACATTGAGGATTCCGCTGGTAGCCGTGCCGCGCTGATCGTGGTGGATGGTCTCGCACTGGACCAATGGGTCACCATTCGACAGCTTTTACAAAAGCAAGACGCGAGTCTTATTATGCGCGAATCCGCGACCTTCGCCTGGATTCCGACACTGACCTCGGTGTCGCGACAGACGATCTTCTCGGGCAAGCCACCGCTCTTTTTTCCTTCATCGATAAGCTCGACCAACAGTGAAGAAAAACTTTGGAAACAGTTCTGGGAAGGACACGGTCTATCGCGACTTGATGTAGCTTATCAGCGCGGCCTCGGCGACGGGGATGCCGCGGACGTACTCGACTCAGCAATCCATCCGGGGAAGACCAAGGTGGTGGGGATGGTCGTGGACAAGGTCGACAAAATTATGCACGGCATGCAACTTGGTTCGGCAGGGATGCACAACCAGATCAAACAATGGTGTAACGGCGGATTCTTGTCCACCTTGGTTAGAAGTCTGCTCGATCAAGGGTTTGATGTTTGGCTGACAGCTGATCACGGGAACATCGAGTGCGAAGGCAAAGGCCGTCCTTCTGAAGGCGTAATTGCCGAAACCAAAGGTGAAAGAGCCCGAGTTTATCCGACTTCTGAACTCCGCTCTCAATTCGCCACAGCATTCAGTTTTGCCTACGAATGGCAACCGATCGGCTTGCCAGATGGTTATTTCCCCTTGTTGGCAGGAAGCCGTGATGCATTTGTGAACATTGGAAGTTCCACCGTTTGTCATGGTGGAATATCCATTGAGGAGGTC